The Geotalea uraniireducens Rf4 genome window below encodes:
- the fliP gene encoding flagellar type III secretion system pore protein FliP (The bacterial flagellar biogenesis protein FliP forms a type III secretion system (T3SS)-type pore required for flagellar assembly.), with product MLTAASAFAEPLALPTVSVGMGKVSKPADVAVVLQIFFLMTVLSLAPGLLMMTTSFTRIVVVLSFLRNAIGTQQAPSNQIIIGLSLFLTFFIMAPVWQQINTQALQPYKAQTISQEEAFKRAVAPVRKFMLSQVREKDLALFLSLSKLPRPKNADDIPTLTLIPAYMVSELKTAFQIGFLVFIPFLVLDMVVASVLMSMGMMMLPPVMISLPFKILLFVLVDGWGLVIGSLVKSFG from the coding sequence ATGCTGACCGCAGCCTCGGCTTTTGCCGAGCCACTGGCGCTTCCAACAGTCAGCGTCGGCATGGGCAAAGTGTCCAAGCCTGCCGATGTGGCGGTGGTTCTCCAGATATTCTTCCTGATGACGGTTCTGTCGCTCGCTCCCGGGCTCTTGATGATGACCACGTCGTTCACGCGCATCGTCGTGGTCCTGTCATTTTTAAGAAATGCCATTGGTACGCAGCAGGCGCCTTCGAATCAGATCATCATCGGTCTGTCGCTGTTTTTGACCTTTTTCATCATGGCTCCCGTATGGCAACAGATCAACACCCAGGCTCTACAGCCCTATAAGGCGCAGACCATCAGCCAGGAAGAAGCTTTCAAAAGAGCTGTTGCGCCGGTCAGGAAATTCATGCTTTCGCAGGTAAGGGAAAAAGACCTTGCCCTGTTCTTAAGCCTTTCGAAACTCCCCCGTCCGAAAAACGCCGATGACATTCCTACCCTGACCCTCATTCCGGCATACATGGTCAGTGAGCTGAAGACCGCCTTCCAGATCGGTTTCCTGGTTTTCATCCCCTTTCTGGTGCTGGACATGGTTGTGGCATCGGTCCTCATGTCCATGGGGATGATGATGCTGCCGCCGGTCATGATATCACTCCCCTTTAAGATTCTCCTGTTTGTCCTGGTGGATGGCTGGGGACTCGTCATCGGCTCACTGGTCAAGAGTTTTGGATAA
- a CDS encoding DUF2442 domain-containing protein: MGAGAPRRVNGGLATMRTESDPQKDSTLGMIPPVNPRSPWRVAEVTAYPGFRLKVRFLDGLQGWVEMNELIHSQSAGVFSALADPNVFDRVFVEYGAVTWPGEIDLAPDAMYDAIKTTGIWHLA, translated from the coding sequence ATGGGCGCAGGAGCACCGCGCCGAGTTAATGGAGGATTGGCAACTATGCGAACAGAATCAGACCCCCAAAAAGATTCAACCCTTGGCATGATTCCACCTGTTAATCCCCGCTCTCCCTGGCGTGTGGCCGAGGTTACCGCTTACCCGGGATTTCGGTTGAAAGTCCGCTTTTTGGATGGGCTACAAGGATGGGTAGAGATGAACGAACTCATCCATAGCCAAAGCGCTGGCGTGTTTTCAGCGCTGGCTGATCCCAATGTATTTGATAGGGTTTTTGTGGAATATGGCGCCGTGACGTGGCCGGGTGAGATTGATCTTGCCCCCGATGCCATGTATGACGCTATCAAAACCACGGGGATATGGCATCTGGCATGA
- the fliR gene encoding flagellar biosynthetic protein FliR, protein MFPAIPLSTINDLTLFSLVVGRMAGLFAAIPLFGSKSVPVRVKAAVIMVMALLLYPVIRTQIPPLPSDSISLSLLVVRETLIGLTIGIISQAIFAAVEFCGQIVGMQMGISMASLFDPNTQANVPTVALLQGILAMLLFLSLGVHHIFIRAIVESYRVIPVGAWHMSGGLMQFIITTTGAIFILAIKLSAPIMVALLATSVALGIMARSFPQMNIFMVSMPLNIGIGFLALGLSLLTFLRTLENAFGGIDGQIKTLFKLLS, encoded by the coding sequence GTGTTCCCCGCCATCCCTTTATCCACTATCAATGATCTTACGCTATTCAGTCTTGTCGTGGGGCGGATGGCCGGGCTATTCGCAGCAATTCCCCTGTTCGGCTCCAAATCCGTGCCGGTACGGGTCAAGGCCGCTGTCATCATGGTGATGGCCCTCCTTCTCTATCCGGTGATCAGGACGCAGATACCCCCCCTCCCTTCGGATTCCATCTCGCTGAGTCTCCTTGTCGTCCGCGAAACCTTGATCGGCCTCACCATCGGCATCATATCCCAGGCCATATTCGCCGCCGTCGAATTCTGCGGTCAGATCGTCGGCATGCAGATGGGCATATCCATGGCCTCTTTGTTCGACCCGAACACCCAGGCAAATGTCCCGACCGTGGCCCTGCTGCAAGGTATACTGGCAATGCTTCTTTTCCTCTCCCTGGGGGTTCACCATATTTTCATCCGTGCCATCGTGGAGAGTTACCGCGTTATTCCCGTGGGGGCTTGGCATATGAGCGGCGGTCTCATGCAATTCATCATTACTACTACCGGGGCGATCTTTATCCTGGCCATAAAACTATCAGCGCCGATAATGGTGGCGTTGCTGGCCACCAGTGTAGCCCTCGGCATAATGGCCCGCTCATTCCCGCAGATGAACATTTTTATGGTAAGCATGCCGCTCAACATCGGTATCGGTTTTCTGGCCCTCGGACTGTCGCTCTTGACTTTCCTCCGTACCTTGGAGAACGCGTTCGGCGGCATAGACGGGCAGATAAAGACACTCTTCAAGCTCCTCTCCTAG
- the flhB gene encoding flagellar biosynthesis protein FlhB — MSEQDKHSKTEQPTGKRISDAKEKGNIPRSRDLTSTVTLMAGIIALYVTGGFMFSTLKGSAKELLAGIATQDMTQAGVYTLMLKLLFTTTLVLAPFLLVVVVAGLVAEISQGGISTSFEKIGFDFEKLNPVQGVKRLFNKDAAVQVLKSFLKIVIVGYMAYRVMRDEVNNLIYLVDMDIGGITEFIGHISFKIVLHTCGALFILSVLDLIFVKWRFIENLKMTKQEVKDENKDSEGDPHIKGKIKQKQFEQARRRMRLIIPTADVVVTNPTHFAVALKYDRQKMAAPVVLAKGADFLAQRIKEIARESNITLVENRFLARELYAQVKEGEEIPEALYAAVAEILAYVYSLKGKI, encoded by the coding sequence ATGTCTGAACAGGACAAACATTCAAAAACAGAACAACCGACGGGGAAGCGGATCTCCGATGCCAAGGAGAAGGGGAACATCCCCCGAAGCCGCGACCTTACATCGACGGTTACCTTGATGGCCGGTATCATTGCCCTCTATGTTACCGGCGGCTTCATGTTTTCAACCCTGAAAGGCAGCGCTAAGGAGCTGTTGGCCGGTATCGCTACCCAGGACATGACCCAGGCTGGGGTCTATACCCTCATGCTGAAGCTCCTTTTCACCACGACACTGGTGCTTGCGCCGTTTCTCCTGGTGGTTGTCGTCGCCGGGCTCGTCGCCGAAATCAGCCAGGGAGGGATTTCAACATCATTCGAGAAGATCGGTTTTGATTTTGAAAAGTTAAACCCGGTTCAGGGCGTCAAGCGGCTTTTCAACAAGGATGCGGCAGTGCAGGTGCTCAAGTCGTTCCTGAAAATAGTGATTGTCGGTTACATGGCTTACCGGGTCATGCGGGACGAGGTAAATAATCTGATTTATCTGGTGGATATGGATATCGGCGGGATAACCGAGTTCATCGGCCATATTTCGTTCAAGATCGTCCTTCATACCTGTGGCGCCTTGTTCATCCTGTCCGTGCTCGATCTTATTTTTGTCAAGTGGCGCTTCATTGAAAACCTGAAGATGACCAAACAGGAGGTGAAGGATGAAAACAAGGATTCCGAGGGTGACCCTCATATAAAGGGGAAAATCAAGCAGAAGCAGTTTGAGCAGGCCCGTCGAAGGATGAGACTCATTATTCCCACTGCCGATGTGGTTGTAACCAACCCGACCCACTTTGCCGTGGCGCTTAAGTATGACAGACAGAAAATGGCCGCACCGGTGGTGCTGGCCAAGGGGGCGGACTTCCTTGCCCAGCGGATCAAGGAGATAGCCAGAGAGAGCAACATAACCCTGGTGGAAAACCGCTTTCTCGCCCGCGAGCTCTATGCCCAGGTCAAGGAAGGTGAGGAGATTCCGGAAGCCCTCTATGCAGCGGTGGCTGAGATACTGGCATATGTGTACAGCCTGAAAGGGAAGATATAG
- the fliM gene encoding flagellar motor switch protein FliM, with product MEKILTKDEIEALLSAVFDGSIEPDKELAKVAGQASAYDLFNSDAHKGFVPNLDIIYDGFIRYNRVTMSNRLGKMVDIKKDGARTYKFDDFLQILPSPVCMAIYKIEPLKGAALVAMDNTLVFTIVDSILGGTGAPSIPSNNRLFTPIELRLMEKIVKDALVDMEKAWAPLLAVKMNLLRMEMNPRLVNIVPSEYQVVTMSLKIQIEETVGTMILAVPYMTIEPVRDKLKSGMQVDMMAVDPQWSYRLSEELAEAPLEISVEMGNSVITLDELLNLAPGDTIMLNNRGRSELLVKVGGVNKFTGIPGVRDGNKAVKISRILQGGASGE from the coding sequence ATGGAAAAGATCCTCACCAAAGACGAGATAGAGGCACTGTTGAGCGCGGTTTTTGACGGGAGCATCGAACCGGACAAAGAGTTGGCAAAGGTTGCCGGGCAGGCGAGCGCCTATGATCTCTTCAATTCAGATGCGCACAAGGGCTTTGTGCCTAATCTGGATATTATTTATGACGGGTTCATCCGCTACAACAGGGTTACCATGTCGAACCGCCTCGGTAAGATGGTGGATATCAAAAAAGACGGGGCGCGCACTTACAAGTTTGATGACTTCCTCCAGATACTCCCTTCACCCGTATGCATGGCCATCTACAAGATCGAGCCCTTGAAGGGGGCGGCTCTTGTAGCCATGGACAACACCCTTGTCTTTACCATCGTTGACAGCATCCTCGGCGGCACCGGTGCTCCCAGCATACCGAGCAACAACCGGTTGTTCACCCCCATCGAATTGCGGCTGATGGAAAAGATCGTCAAGGATGCACTAGTGGACATGGAAAAGGCGTGGGCGCCGCTTTTGGCGGTCAAAATGAATCTGCTGCGCATGGAGATGAACCCACGGCTCGTGAACATCGTCCCCTCGGAATACCAGGTGGTGACCATGTCGCTGAAGATCCAGATCGAGGAAACTGTCGGAACGATGATCCTTGCCGTTCCCTACATGACCATCGAACCGGTGCGTGACAAACTCAAGAGCGGCATGCAGGTCGACATGATGGCCGTCGATCCCCAATGGTCCTACCGGCTGTCCGAGGAACTGGCGGAGGCGCCGCTGGAAATATCGGTTGAAATGGGCAATTCGGTGATAACCCTTGATGAACTTCTGAACCTTGCTCCAGGAGACACCATCATGCTGAACAACCGTGGCCGGAGTGAATTGCTGGTAAAAGTAGGAGGGGTCAACAAGTTCACAGGGATACCGGGTGTGCGGGACGGCAACAAGGCGGTGAAAATAAGCCGAATTCTGCAGGGGGGAGCGAGTGGTGAATGA
- a CDS encoding flagellar basal body-associated FliL family protein — MAEQVKDENTHNDKNKLIIIVGGVILAVVVIAVAVLLMSKDGKAEKVAKAPEAKSEKKGEGGEKGTSSTVYPLDPFIVNIYDGQEIRYLKIKVEFEMAGPEVKPEIDARQSALRDAILVLLTTKTMREVQDLQGKNQLRDEILATTGKILSVGRVTKVYFTDFVVQ, encoded by the coding sequence ATGGCTGAGCAAGTCAAGGACGAGAATACCCATAATGACAAGAACAAACTTATCATAATCGTGGGGGGCGTAATCCTGGCCGTTGTGGTGATAGCCGTTGCCGTCTTACTGATGAGCAAAGACGGTAAAGCCGAGAAAGTAGCAAAAGCCCCTGAAGCAAAGTCTGAGAAAAAGGGGGAAGGTGGAGAGAAGGGGACAAGTTCCACTGTCTATCCGCTGGACCCGTTTATCGTCAATATCTATGATGGCCAGGAAATTCGCTACTTGAAGATAAAAGTAGAATTCGAGATGGCCGGGCCTGAGGTCAAACCGGAAATCGACGCCCGTCAATCGGCGTTGCGCGATGCCATTCTGGTGCTTCTGACCACCAAGACCATGCGGGAGGTCCAGGACCTTCAGGGCAAGAATCAGTTGCGGGACGAGATCCTGGCCACAACCGGCAAAATTCTTTCTGTCGGCAGGGTAACGAAGGTTTACTTTACCGATTTCGTGGTGCAGTAA
- a CDS encoding FliO/MopB family protein: protein MRRSGSICGVLLTPVSAIAADTGGNADFSLAAGFFQMLASLALVIGVIFVVYYISCRWLKITPTVRGVSRYIRVVETRFLAPKKSLLLVEVSGEYLLLSNSGDGLQLVKQIDMLEEIEVVEERTSASQVSAQLRDRLAALTAGVPSRLMRYVPLQKKHGEAL from the coding sequence ATGAGACGAAGTGGATCCATATGCGGGGTATTGCTGACCCCCGTATCCGCTATTGCCGCGGATACGGGGGGAAACGCCGATTTCAGCCTGGCAGCCGGCTTTTTCCAAATGCTGGCATCGCTGGCGCTCGTGATCGGCGTTATCTTCGTAGTATATTACATATCCTGTCGCTGGCTTAAAATTACGCCGACAGTGAGAGGGGTATCCCGCTATATCAGGGTGGTCGAAACCCGTTTCCTGGCTCCGAAAAAATCGCTCCTGCTCGTGGAAGTGTCAGGAGAATATCTGTTGTTGAGCAACAGTGGCGACGGACTGCAACTTGTCAAGCAGATAGACATGCTGGAAGAGATCGAGGTGGTCGAAGAACGGACCAGTGCATCGCAAGTCTCCGCACAGCTCCGTGACAGGCTTGCGGCTCTGACGGCAGGGGTACCGTCCCGGTTGATGCGCTATGTGCCGTTACAGAAGAAACATGGTGAAGCGCTGTGA
- a CDS encoding glycosyltransferase family 1 protein → MNFSKILHRFTVTPSLPRELAGLQRIAYNLWWSWEPDAIELFTRLDPELWRETRHNPVEMLGILQQTTLEGLKSDEGFISHLAMVDDKLTEYLTAKTWFDKLHKGEKNLKVAYFSMEFGLHESLPIYSGGLGILAGDHLKSASDLGLPLVGVGLLYRQGYFRQYLNIEGWQQEFYPENDFYNLPLHLERSADGAPLSFELDLAGNRVKAHIWRAQVGRIPLFLLDTNLEENSPEDRNITTRLYGGDQDMRIRQEILLAIGGVRALHLMGIDPNVCHMNEGHAAFLALERTSILMEDRKLKFSEAREAVKAGTVFTTHTPVEAGIDHFPSDLIEKYMGRYYRSLGLSREEFLGLGRQNPKNPHETFCMAVLALKLTGHANGVSQLHGEVSRKMWKNIWPDLPEEHLPLTSITNGVHNKSWLSREMARLLIRYLGTRWLEDPTDAGVWRRVSRIPDGELWRTHKHGREHLVDYARKRLKEQLCQVGATAKEIAVADEVLDPDILTIGFARRFATYKRGTLLLHDTERLARIVNDSLRPVQIVFAGKAHPADHQGKELIRQIVRLSHQERFRHRIVFLEDYDMSVARHLVQGVDVWLNTPLRPLEASGTSGMKVAFNGGLNMSVLDGWWCEGYRGNNGWAIGRGEVYDDLDYQNEVESRAIYDLLEKEIVPLFYDRGSDGIPRGWVTCVKASLQSLCPTFSTDRMVQQYAENFYLPAYEQWQKLNRKESLLARDLAQWKEKIQRLWHQVRIDEVEAELTQEIMAGTKIPVTARIFLGEIPLQEIAADVYFGVLDSRGAIVGGEIVPLEPVSEIDDGSHSFRGELDCRFCGRHGFMLRVMPRHHELGTVYEPKLVLWG, encoded by the coding sequence ATGAATTTCAGCAAGATTCTCCACAGGTTTACTGTTACCCCTTCCCTGCCAAGGGAATTGGCGGGGCTGCAACGCATTGCCTATAACCTCTGGTGGAGCTGGGAACCGGACGCCATCGAGCTTTTCACGAGGCTCGACCCCGAGTTGTGGCGGGAAACCCGCCATAATCCCGTGGAGATGCTCGGCATCCTTCAGCAGACCACCCTTGAAGGGTTGAAGTCCGATGAAGGTTTCATCTCCCACCTGGCCATGGTTGACGACAAGCTCACGGAATATCTCACGGCCAAGACCTGGTTCGATAAGCTGCACAAGGGGGAAAAAAATCTCAAGGTTGCCTATTTCTCCATGGAATTCGGCCTCCACGAGTCGCTCCCCATCTATTCCGGGGGGCTCGGCATCCTCGCCGGCGACCATCTCAAATCGGCCAGCGACCTGGGACTGCCGCTGGTCGGCGTCGGACTCTTGTACCGCCAGGGATATTTTCGTCAATACCTGAACATCGAAGGATGGCAGCAGGAATTCTACCCGGAAAACGACTTCTACAACCTGCCGCTGCATCTGGAACGCAGTGCCGACGGCGCCCCCCTTTCCTTTGAACTGGACCTGGCCGGGAACAGGGTGAAGGCACATATCTGGAGGGCGCAGGTGGGTCGCATCCCCCTCTTCCTCCTGGACACGAACCTGGAAGAGAACTCCCCCGAAGACCGGAACATAACGACCCGCCTCTACGGCGGAGATCAGGACATGCGCATCAGGCAGGAGATACTCCTCGCCATCGGCGGCGTCAGGGCTCTTCACCTCATGGGGATCGATCCAAATGTCTGCCACATGAACGAAGGTCACGCCGCTTTTCTCGCCCTGGAGAGGACCAGTATCCTCATGGAAGATCGTAAGCTGAAATTCAGCGAAGCGCGCGAGGCGGTAAAGGCGGGGACGGTCTTTACCACCCACACCCCGGTCGAAGCCGGCATCGACCATTTCCCGTCCGACCTGATCGAGAAGTACATGGGGCGCTACTACCGCAGCCTGGGGCTTTCCCGCGAAGAATTCCTCGGCCTTGGGCGTCAGAACCCGAAAAACCCCCACGAAACCTTCTGCATGGCGGTCCTCGCCCTGAAGCTCACAGGGCATGCCAACGGCGTCAGCCAGCTCCACGGCGAGGTTTCACGGAAAATGTGGAAAAACATCTGGCCCGATCTCCCCGAGGAACACCTGCCGCTCACCTCCATCACCAACGGCGTCCACAACAAGTCCTGGCTTTCCCGTGAGATGGCAAGGCTCCTCATCCGTTACCTGGGGACCCGCTGGCTGGAAGACCCGACCGATGCCGGTGTCTGGCGGAGGGTTTCGCGGATTCCCGACGGAGAGCTGTGGCGCACCCATAAACACGGCAGGGAGCACCTCGTGGATTACGCGCGGAAGAGGCTCAAGGAGCAGCTCTGCCAGGTAGGAGCCACGGCCAAGGAGATTGCGGTGGCAGACGAAGTCCTCGACCCCGACATCCTGACCATCGGTTTTGCCCGCCGCTTTGCCACATACAAGCGGGGCACCCTGCTATTGCATGACACGGAGCGGCTTGCCCGGATCGTTAATGATTCGCTCAGGCCCGTGCAGATCGTTTTTGCCGGCAAGGCCCACCCTGCCGACCACCAGGGGAAGGAGCTGATCAGGCAGATTGTCCGACTCTCCCATCAGGAACGGTTCCGCCACCGCATCGTTTTCCTGGAAGACTACGACATGTCGGTTGCCCGACACCTGGTGCAGGGAGTCGACGTCTGGCTCAACACCCCCCTGCGCCCCCTGGAAGCCAGCGGGACCAGCGGCATGAAGGTGGCCTTCAACGGCGGCCTCAACATGAGCGTGCTCGACGGCTGGTGGTGTGAAGGATACCGGGGGAACAACGGCTGGGCCATCGGCAGGGGGGAGGTCTATGACGACCTGGACTACCAGAACGAGGTGGAAAGCAGGGCCATCTACGATCTGCTGGAAAAAGAGATCGTGCCGCTTTTTTACGACCGCGGCAGTGACGGAATACCGCGCGGATGGGTCACCTGCGTGAAGGCGTCGCTGCAATCGCTCTGTCCGACATTCAGTACCGACAGAATGGTGCAGCAATACGCGGAGAACTTCTATCTCCCCGCTTATGAACAGTGGCAGAAGCTCAACCGTAAAGAATCGCTGCTGGCAAGGGACCTGGCGCAATGGAAGGAAAAAATCCAGCGGCTCTGGCACCAGGTAAGGATTGACGAGGTGGAGGCAGAACTGACCCAGGAAATAATGGCCGGAACGAAGATCCCCGTCACGGCCAGAATCTTTCTGGGCGAAATCCCGCTGCAGGAAATTGCCGCAGATGTCTATTTCGGGGTGCTCGATTCCCGCGGCGCCATTGTCGGCGGCGAGATCGTCCCCCTCGAACCTGTTTCCGAGATTGACGACGGAAGCCATTCCTTCAGAGGCGAGCTGGATTGCAGGTTTTGCGGCAGGCACGGCTTCATGCTGCGGGTCATGCCCAGGCACCATGAGCTTGGCACCGTTTATGAGCCGAAGCTCGTTCTCTGGGGTTAG
- the fliN gene encoding flagellar motor switch protein FliN: MVNEKIDSDELNNNSLEVKNLEFILDIPLQLTVELGRTKLLVKDILQLNQGAVVELSKLAGEPLDVFVNSKLVARGEAVVINDKFGIRLVDIVSPNERVEKVL; this comes from the coding sequence GTGGTGAATGAAAAAATAGACAGCGACGAACTCAATAACAACAGCCTGGAAGTGAAAAACCTGGAGTTCATTCTCGATATTCCGTTACAGCTGACGGTTGAGCTGGGGCGCACCAAGCTATTGGTGAAGGACATTTTGCAGCTGAACCAGGGGGCGGTGGTGGAACTGTCCAAGCTTGCCGGCGAGCCGCTCGACGTATTCGTCAATTCCAAACTGGTGGCCCGCGGCGAAGCTGTCGTGATCAATGATAAATTCGGCATCAGGCTTGTCGATATCGTCAGCCCCAATGAACGGGTGGAAAAGGTGCTATGA
- a CDS encoding sigma-54-dependent transcriptional regulator, with the protein MPGSILIVDDEKGQREILSAILQKQGYRIVTVPGGREALKELESAEFDLILTDLKMQGMSGMELMEKILGENNRQCVVMMTAHGTVDSAVEAMKMGAFDYLEKPLEREDLLLTVQRAFEHINLLHENTLLHKKLKETMALPNMIGEHPKMKEVARIISKIAPTSSTVLIYGESGTGKELIAKAVHDGSPRKGKPFFAINCAAIPDTLIESELFGHEKGSFTGAASREIGLFEAAEGGTVFLDEIGEMNVAMQAKLLRAIQEKEIRRVGGKVNVPIDVRIISATNRDLEAEIKKGNFREDLFYRLNVIRVTLPPLRERGNDIAALADFFVKKYSAASGISLKGIAKPALKILMNYSWPGNVRQLESVIERGVLMAESDYIQPEDLPAEVHEEMTHLGKLPFEFPPQGISIEELERDLILKAMERADWIISKAAPLLGMSYKTLQYRLEKFGIEKP; encoded by the coding sequence ATGCCCGGCAGTATTTTGATAGTAGACGATGAAAAGGGACAGCGGGAGATTCTCAGCGCCATCCTCCAGAAACAGGGATACCGTATCGTCACCGTACCGGGAGGCAGGGAGGCGCTCAAGGAACTCGAAAGCGCCGAATTCGACCTGATCCTCACCGACCTGAAGATGCAGGGGATGTCCGGCATGGAACTCATGGAGAAGATCCTTGGCGAAAACAACCGGCAGTGCGTCGTGATGATGACTGCTCACGGTACCGTCGACTCCGCGGTTGAGGCAATGAAAATGGGGGCCTTCGATTATCTGGAAAAGCCCCTGGAGCGGGAGGATCTCCTGTTGACCGTGCAGCGCGCCTTCGAGCACATCAATCTTCTCCACGAGAACACGCTGCTCCATAAAAAGCTTAAAGAAACCATGGCCCTCCCCAACATGATCGGCGAGCATCCGAAGATGAAAGAGGTCGCCCGGATCATCAGCAAGATTGCGCCGACCAGTTCCACCGTACTCATCTACGGCGAATCGGGAACCGGCAAGGAGCTGATTGCCAAGGCGGTCCACGACGGGAGCCCCCGGAAAGGCAAACCCTTCTTTGCCATTAACTGCGCTGCCATCCCCGACACCCTCATTGAAAGCGAACTGTTCGGCCATGAAAAAGGGTCCTTTACCGGCGCCGCAAGCCGTGAGATCGGCCTGTTTGAGGCTGCCGAAGGTGGTACGGTATTTCTCGACGAGATTGGCGAGATGAATGTGGCCATGCAAGCCAAGCTTTTGCGCGCCATCCAGGAAAAGGAGATCCGCAGGGTCGGCGGCAAGGTCAATGTCCCGATAGACGTGCGCATCATCTCCGCCACCAATCGGGACCTGGAAGCAGAGATAAAAAAGGGGAACTTCCGCGAGGACCTCTTTTACCGGCTCAATGTGATACGGGTTACCCTGCCGCCCCTAAGGGAACGTGGGAACGACATCGCCGCCCTGGCCGATTTTTTCGTGAAAAAATACAGCGCGGCATCAGGCATCTCGTTGAAGGGGATTGCCAAACCCGCCCTCAAGATCCTCATGAACTACAGCTGGCCCGGCAATGTACGACAACTGGAATCGGTTATCGAACGCGGGGTTCTCATGGCGGAGAGCGATTATATCCAGCCGGAAGACCTGCCGGCCGAAGTGCACGAAGAGATGACGCACCTCGGCAAACTGCCCTTTGAATTCCCGCCGCAGGGCATTTCCATCGAAGAGCTGGAGCGGGATCTCATCCTGAAGGCCATGGAAAGGGCCGACTGGATCATCAGCAAGGCCGCCCCCCTGTTGGGGATGAGTTACAAGACGCTGCAATACCGTCTGGAGAAGTTCGGAATCGAAAAACCGTAA
- the fliQ gene encoding flagellar biosynthesis protein FliQ, which produces MTPELVVQLARRSFEATLLLSAPLLIFSLVVGLLISIFQAVTSINEATLAFAPKIAAVMVALVIFFPWMMSYMGDFTREIYGMIANMRH; this is translated from the coding sequence ATGACACCCGAACTGGTTGTCCAGCTGGCACGTCGCAGTTTTGAGGCGACGCTCCTTTTGTCTGCTCCACTCCTGATCTTCAGCCTGGTCGTCGGGTTGCTGATCAGCATCTTCCAGGCGGTTACCTCGATCAATGAGGCGACCCTCGCCTTTGCCCCCAAGATAGCGGCGGTCATGGTGGCCCTGGTCATCTTCTTCCCATGGATGATGAGCTACATGGGTGACTTTACCCGCGAGATTTACGGCATGATAGCAAATATGAGGCACTGA
- a CDS encoding DUF4160 domain-containing protein — MPTISMFYGILIQMHWREHAPPHFHALYGEYEILIDIRTLEIFSGNIPKRALVLVLEWAQEHRAELMEDWQLCEQNQTPKKIQPLA, encoded by the coding sequence ATGCCGACTATTTCCATGTTTTATGGAATTTTAATTCAAATGCACTGGCGTGAACACGCTCCTCCGCATTTTCACGCTTTGTATGGAGAATACGAAATCTTGATTGATATTCGTACCCTGGAGATATTTTCCGGAAACATTCCCAAAAGAGCCTTGGTATTGGTGTTGGAATGGGCGCAGGAGCACCGCGCCGAGTTAATGGAGGATTGGCAACTATGCGAACAGAATCAGACCCCCAAAAAGATTCAACCCTTGGCATGA